From the Oryzias latipes chromosome 22, ASM223467v1 genome, one window contains:
- the ptbp1 gene encoding polypyrimidine tract-binding protein 1 — MDGRLDATELYPLGSGYVPEIESVHDISVGTKRGSDELFSSCITNGPYIMNSANGNDSKKFKGDVRSPGVPSRVVHVRKLPNDINEAEVISLGLPFGKVTNLLMLKGKNQAFLEFGSEECAQTMVSYYSSVTPVIRNHPIYMQYSTHKELKTDNSPNQVRAQAALQAVNALHGSGMGSMAISAEAASMGGAASQSPVLRVIVENLFYPVTLDVLHQIFSKFGTVLKIITFTKNNQFQALIQYADAMTAQHAKLSLDGQNIYNACCTLRISFSKLTSLNVKYNNDKSRDYTRPDLPTADSQPSLDHQAMAAAAFGPGIISASPYGGAHAFPPTFTFQQAGLSMQGIPSALASLGVGHSGMAAAAAAAAATRLGLSGLGATGGHNVLLVSNLNPESVTPHCLFILFGVYGDVMRVKILFNKKENALVQMSDGTQAQLSMSHLNGQRLHGRAIRVTLSKHTTVQLPREGHEDQGLTKDYSNSPLHRFKKPGSKNYSNIFPPSATLHLSNIPPSVMEDDLRRLFASTGATVKAFKFFQKDRKMALIQMGSVEEAIECLIEFHNHDLGENHHLRVSFSKSTI, encoded by the exons aTGGACGG cCGCCTAGACGCCACTGAGTTGTACCCCCTGGGATCCGGCTACGTCCCTGAAATCGA AAGTGTCCATGACATATCGGTTGGCACAAAG AGGGGATCCGACGAACTCTTTTCTTCCTGCATAACAAACGGACCCTATATCATGAACTCAG CCAATGGCAACGACAGCAAAAAATTCAAAGGTGACGTCCGCAGCCCTGGTGTGCCCTCACGTGTTGTCCATGTTCGCAAGCTGCCCAACGACATCAATGAGGCGGAGGTGATAAGCCTGGGACTGCCTTTTGGGAAAGTCACCAATCTGCTCATGTTGAAAGGAAAAAACCAG GCATTCTTGGAGTTTGGTAGTGAGGAGTGTGCTCAGACGATGGTGAGCTACTACTCCTCCGTCACCCCTGTCATCAGGAACCACCCCATTTACATGCAGTACTCCACCCATAAGGAACTCAAGACAGACAACTCTCCTAACCAAGTG CGTGCTCAAGCAGCTCTGCAGGCAGTCAATGCCCTCCATGGAAGTGGGATGGGAAGCATGGCCATTTCTGCAGAAGCTGCTAGCATGGGAGGAGCAGCCAGCCAGAGTCCTGTGCTCAGAGTTATTGTTGAGAACCTCTTCTACCCGGTGACCCTGGATGTGCTGCACCAG ATCTTTTCAAAGTTTGGTACTGTGTTGAAGATCATCACTTTCACCAAGAACAACCAGTTTCAGGCTCTGATTCAGTACGCTGACGCCATGACTGCTCAGCACGCTAAACTG TCACTGGACGGCCAGAACATCTACAATGCTTGTTGTACCCTGAGAATCAGCTTCTCCAAGCTCACCAGCCTCAACGTCAAATACAACAATGACAAAAGCAGGGATTACACCCGCCCAGACCTTCCCACTGCCGACTCGCAGCCCTCTCTTGACCACCAGGCGATGGCAGCTGCTGCGTTTG GGCCAGGAATAATCTCAGCCTCGCCCTACGGTGGAGCTCATGCTTTCCCCCCCACCTTTACTTTCCAGCAAGCAG GTCTGTCTATGCAGGGCATTCCCAGTGCTCTAGCATCCCTGGGTGTGGGACACTCTGGCATGgcggctgctgcagctgcagcagcagctaccAGACTTGGCCTGTCAGGACTTGGTGCTACAGGGGGACACAACGTCTTACTGGTCAGCAATCTGAACCCTGAG AGCGTTACGCCACACTGCCTCTTTATTCTTTTCG GTGTGTACGGCGATGTGATGAGAGTCAAGATCCTGttcaacaaaaaggaaaatgcttTGGTCCAGATGTCTGATGGCACGCAGGCTCAACTCT CCATGAGCCACCTGAATGGCCAGCGTCTTCACGGCAGAGCGATTCGCGTGACTTTGTCAAAGCACACAACAGTGCAGCTGCCCAGAGAAGGTCATGAGGACCAGGGCCTCACCAAGGATTACAGCAACTCCCCCCTGCATCGCTTCAAGAAGCCTGGCTCCAAAAACTACTCCAACATCTTCCCACCCTCTGCGACGCTCCACCTCTCCAACATCCC GCCTTCTGTGATGGAGGACGACCTCAGGAGGCTATTCGCCAGCACAGGAGCCACAGTCAAGGCCTTCAAGTTCTTTCA GAAGGACCGCAAGATGGCTCTGATCCAGATGGGCTCGGTGGAGGAGGCCATCGAGTGCCTCATCGAGTTCCACAACCACGACCTGGGGGAGAACCATCATCTTCGAGTGTCCTTCTCCAAGTCCACCATCTGA
- the ptbp1 gene encoding polypyrimidine tract-binding protein 1 isoform X1, with product MNSANGNDSKKFKGDVRSPGVPSRVVHVRKLPNDINEAEVISLGLPFGKVTNLLMLKGKNQAFLEFGSEECAQTMVSYYSSVTPVIRNHPIYMQYSTHKELKTDNSPNQVRAQAALQAVNALHGSGMGSMAISAEAASMGGAASQSPVLRVIVENLFYPVTLDVLHQIFSKFGTVLKIITFTKNNQFQALIQYADAMTAQHAKLSLDGQNIYNACCTLRISFSKLTSLNVKYNNDKSRDYTRPDLPTADSQPSLDHQAMAAAAFGPGIISASPYGGAHAFPPTFTFQQAGLSMQGIPSALASLGVGHSGMAAAAAAAAATRLGLSGLGATGGHNVLLVSNLNPESVTPHCLFILFGVYGDVMRVKILFNKKENALVQMSDGTQAQLSMSHLNGQRLHGRAIRVTLSKHTTVQLPREGHEDQGLTKDYSNSPLHRFKKPGSKNYSNIFPPSATLHLSNIPPSVMEDDLRRLFASTGATVKAFKFFQKDRKMALIQMGSVEEAIECLIEFHNHDLGENHHLRVSFSKSTI from the exons ATGAACTCAG CCAATGGCAACGACAGCAAAAAATTCAAAGGTGACGTCCGCAGCCCTGGTGTGCCCTCACGTGTTGTCCATGTTCGCAAGCTGCCCAACGACATCAATGAGGCGGAGGTGATAAGCCTGGGACTGCCTTTTGGGAAAGTCACCAATCTGCTCATGTTGAAAGGAAAAAACCAG GCATTCTTGGAGTTTGGTAGTGAGGAGTGTGCTCAGACGATGGTGAGCTACTACTCCTCCGTCACCCCTGTCATCAGGAACCACCCCATTTACATGCAGTACTCCACCCATAAGGAACTCAAGACAGACAACTCTCCTAACCAAGTG CGTGCTCAAGCAGCTCTGCAGGCAGTCAATGCCCTCCATGGAAGTGGGATGGGAAGCATGGCCATTTCTGCAGAAGCTGCTAGCATGGGAGGAGCAGCCAGCCAGAGTCCTGTGCTCAGAGTTATTGTTGAGAACCTCTTCTACCCGGTGACCCTGGATGTGCTGCACCAG ATCTTTTCAAAGTTTGGTACTGTGTTGAAGATCATCACTTTCACCAAGAACAACCAGTTTCAGGCTCTGATTCAGTACGCTGACGCCATGACTGCTCAGCACGCTAAACTG TCACTGGACGGCCAGAACATCTACAATGCTTGTTGTACCCTGAGAATCAGCTTCTCCAAGCTCACCAGCCTCAACGTCAAATACAACAATGACAAAAGCAGGGATTACACCCGCCCAGACCTTCCCACTGCCGACTCGCAGCCCTCTCTTGACCACCAGGCGATGGCAGCTGCTGCGTTTG GGCCAGGAATAATCTCAGCCTCGCCCTACGGTGGAGCTCATGCTTTCCCCCCCACCTTTACTTTCCAGCAAGCAG GTCTGTCTATGCAGGGCATTCCCAGTGCTCTAGCATCCCTGGGTGTGGGACACTCTGGCATGgcggctgctgcagctgcagcagcagctaccAGACTTGGCCTGTCAGGACTTGGTGCTACAGGGGGACACAACGTCTTACTGGTCAGCAATCTGAACCCTGAG AGCGTTACGCCACACTGCCTCTTTATTCTTTTCG GTGTGTACGGCGATGTGATGAGAGTCAAGATCCTGttcaacaaaaaggaaaatgcttTGGTCCAGATGTCTGATGGCACGCAGGCTCAACTCT CCATGAGCCACCTGAATGGCCAGCGTCTTCACGGCAGAGCGATTCGCGTGACTTTGTCAAAGCACACAACAGTGCAGCTGCCCAGAGAAGGTCATGAGGACCAGGGCCTCACCAAGGATTACAGCAACTCCCCCCTGCATCGCTTCAAGAAGCCTGGCTCCAAAAACTACTCCAACATCTTCCCACCCTCTGCGACGCTCCACCTCTCCAACATCCC GCCTTCTGTGATGGAGGACGACCTCAGGAGGCTATTCGCCAGCACAGGAGCCACAGTCAAGGCCTTCAAGTTCTTTCA GAAGGACCGCAAGATGGCTCTGATCCAGATGGGCTCGGTGGAGGAGGCCATCGAGTGCCTCATCGAGTTCCACAACCACGACCTGGGGGAGAACCATCATCTTCGAGTGTCCTTCTCCAAGTCCACCATCTGA